One part of the Aspergillus fumigatus Af293 chromosome 7, whole genome shotgun sequence genome encodes these proteins:
- a CDS encoding DEAD/DEAH box helicase: MHHSRETGLRIYGRVPYLFLVLPTAAGKTTLFLFGASLATSQVTIVIVPLISLKLDLSRKAAALGLQPTIWEPGQVMPLASSRVILVQIEHLDHPRFNELADELITQKRLARIIWDECHLIPLAKSYRPIMLRAWHALALPVPMVFSSATLPHHLQAELKVPDRLPESEYAPYLRQFIKTFEMKHGPFRSSTTAQASAQASAQASASARTRANVIIFCRTKRLVDALSDQMDPEAAKFHSDLSDQAKLDQLDRFQSSRYILVATGAIGAGFDFHDIDLVIHFLPGEYEMTSFMQESGRAGRSPDQPGWSYCLVRAYQLQARPNQKGKALEVSTFLDYLGEQVCRRRTISRVFDSRAIESCDPGWALCDLCDHRQSRLGLAPLAAKSPSLAISNHPT; this comes from the exons ATGCACCATTCTAGGGAGACTGGCCTGAGAATCTATGGCAGA GTGCCCTATCTATTTTTAGTGCTTcctactgctgctggcaaaACCACACTATTCCTTTTTGGGGCTAGTCTAGCCACTAGTCAGgttactatagtaatagtgcCATTGATTTCCCTAAAGCTAGACCTCTCTAGGAAAGCTGCTGCCTTAGGCCTTCAGCCTACTATCTGGGAACCTGGTCAGGTCATGCCGCTAGCCAGTTCTAGGGTGATCTTAGTGCAAATTGAACATCTAGATCACCCTAGGTTCAATGAGCTAGCAGATGAGCTGATTACCCAAAAGAGACTAGCACGAATTATTTGGGATGAATGTCACCTGATTCCACTAGCTAAAAGCTATCGGCCAATTATGTTGCGTGCCTGGCATGCCCTAGCCCTACCTGTGCCTATGGTATTCAGCTCAGCTACCTTgcctcaccacctccaggcTGAGCTC aaggtcccTGACCGCCTGCCTGAATCAGAATATGCCCCCTATCTCCGGCAGTTCATCAAGACCTTTGAGATGAAACATGGCCCATTTAGGTCTAGTACTactgctcaggctagtgctcaggctagtgctcaggctagtgctaGTGCTAGGACTAGGGCTAAtgtgatcatcttctgccgaacaAAGCGGCTAGTGGATGCCTTATCTGATCAAATGGATCCtgaggcagccaaattccATTCTGATCTATCTGACCAGGCTAAGCTAGATCAGCTAGATCGATTTCAATCTAGCAGATATATCTTAGTGGCTACTGGGGCCATTGGGGCAGGGTTTGATTTCCATGACATTGACTTAGTCATCCATTTTCTGCCTGGTGAATATGAGATGACGAGTTTTATGCAAGAATCTGGTCGCGCAGGCAGGTCACCTGACCAGCCTGGATGGTCATATTGCCTAGTGAGGgcataccagctgcaggctaGGCCTaatcagaaagggaaagcccTAGAGGTCtccaccttcctagattatcTAGGGGAGCAGGTCTGCCGGCGGCGTACCATATCTAGGGTGTTTGATTCTAGGGCTATTGAGTCATGTGACCCTGGCTGGGCCCTCTGTGATCTATGTGATCATAGGCAATCCAGGCTAGGCCTA